One stretch of Danio rerio strain Tuebingen ecotype United States chromosome 6, GRCz12tu, whole genome shotgun sequence DNA includes these proteins:
- the si:zfos-323e3.4 gene encoding volume-regulated anion channel subunit LRRC8E, with protein sequence MIPVNEFRNITSEQNPQFRVLKPWWDVLSEYLGIAMLMIGVFGCTLQLTQDKISCLPNRLTDPSGGHTDCSHVRQHRDNQSLWEFSITKYIGPNIVEVFGRKNGLDIHQYEFVNHFCYERAVHWYGKYFPYLVVIHSMIFMVASSFWFKFPGTSSKIELFVVILRKCFDSPWTTRAISEVSEERMVLWRKNTQSSAPDGGDEEDVLSLIRASIKSDSEQKSTEPSLLDKKEGEQAKALFEKVRKFRTHVEEADLLYLMYVLQTVLKVFKFVLITVYSVLLVPNIQIVVLCSVPPDLTGFSAFCCNYNKAHLFSKLAYCYISFVGVYGLLCIYSLYWLFHRPLKEYSFEAVRLETGINDIPDVKNDFAFLLHLSDQYDALFSKRFAIFLSEVSESRLRQLNLNHEWTVGKLRSRLSHNAHERLELHLFMLPGLPETVFEIPEVESLKLELISNITIPSSVTQLPALVELTLIHSPCRLQPAALGHLRDQLKVLRVATESQELLPLWMYTLQNLEELHLSGDLTLDSLRELKNLRVLTLRCKLTKIPPGVMDVSQQLLRLCVHNEGTRLQAFSSLKKLVRLAALELTGCGLERIPSAVFSLSHLQELDLRENRLMAVEEILSLQHCRRLATLRLGHNRISCIPEHISRLRALETLDVSWNSLCRLPPRLCYCPRLRHLDLSHNQLVSLPSEIGVLQGLQFLSVAFNALESLPEELFSCRRLRVLALGNNSITALSPRVGNLAQLVRLELKGNRLEGLPVEIADCPALQLTGVIVEDSLMELLPAELKDSMKNR encoded by the exons ATGATTCCTGTCAACGAGTTCCGCAACATCACATCTGAGCAGAACCCACAGTTCCGGGTGCTGAAGCCCTGGTGGGACGTCCTGTCTGAGTATCTGGGCATCGCCATGCTGATGATCGGGGTGTTCGGCTGCACACTCCAG CTGACTCAGGATAAGATCTCCTGCCTCCCGAACCGGCTGACGGATCCCTCTGGAGGACACACTGACTGCAGCCACGTCCGGCAGCACAGGGACAACCAGAGCCTGTGGGAGTTCTCCATCACCAAATACATCGGGCCCAACATCGTGGAGGTGTTCGGCCGCAAGAACGGACTGGACATCCACCAGTACGAGTTCGTCAACCACTTCTGCTACGAGCGCGCCGTGCACTGGTATGGAAAATACTTCCCGTACCTGGTGGTCATCCACAGCATGATCTTCATGGTGGCCAGCAGCTTCTGGTTCAAGTTTCCCGGCACGTCCTCCAAGATCGAGCTGTTCGTGGTGATCCTGCGGAAGTGCTTCGACTCGCCCTGGACCACCAGAGCCATCAGCGAGGTGTCGGAGGAGCGCATGGTGCTGTGGAGGAAAAACACTCAGAGTTCAGCCCCGGACGGCGGAGATGAGGAGGACGTGCTGTCTCTGATAAGAGCCTCCATTAAGTCCGACTCCGAGCAGAAATCCACAGAGCCGTCGCTCCTGGATAAGAAGGAGGGTGAGCAGGCCAAGGCTCTGTTTGAGAAGGTCCGGAAGTTTCGCACACACGTGGAGGAGGCAGACCTGCTGTACCTCATGTATGTTCTGCAGACGGTGCTGAAGGTCTTCAAGTTTGTTCTGATCACGGTTTACAGTGTCCTCTTGGTTCCCAACATCCAGATTGTGGTGCTGTGCTCGGTGCCTCCGGATCTGACGGGCTTCAGCGCATTCTGCTGCAACTACAACAAAGCGCATCTCTTCTCCAAACTGGCGTACTGCTATATAAGCTTCGTCGGGGTGTACGGCCTGCTCTGCATCTACTCGCTGTACTGGCTGTTCCACCGGCCGCTGAAGGAGTACTCCTTTGAGGCGGTCCGCTTGGAGACGGGAATCAACGACATTCCTGATGTCAAAAATGACTTTGCGTTTCTGCTGCACCTCAGCGACCAGTACGACGCGCTGTTCTCCAAGCGCTTCGCCATCTTCTTGTCGGAGGTCAGCGAGAGCCGATTACGGCAGCTGAACCTGAACCACGAGTGGACGGTCGGCAAACTGCGCAGCCGGCTGTCACACAACGCCCATGAGCGGCTGGAGCTGCACCTGTTCATGCTCCCGGGATTACCAGAAACCGTCTTCGAGATCCCCGAGGTGGAGTCACTCAAGCTGGAGCTGATCAGCAACATCACCATCCCCAGCAGTGTAACGCAGCTCCCGGCCCTTGTGGAGCTCACTCTGATCCACAGCCCATGCAGACTGCAGCCTGCGGCGCTCGGGCACCTGCGGGACCAGCTAAAAGTGCTGCGTGTGGCCACTGAGAGCCAGGAGCTGCTGCCACTGTGGATGTACACCTTACAGAACCTGGAGGAGCTGCACCTGAGCGGAGACCTGACCCTGGACTCCTTACGCGAGCTGAAGAACCTGCGAGTGCTGACGCTTCGCTGCAAGCTGACCAAGATCCCGCCTGGTGTGATGGATGTGTCCCAGCAGCTGCTGCGGCTTTGTGTCCACAATGAGGGCACTCGGCTGCAGGCGTTCAGCAGCCTGAAGAAGCTTGTGCGGCTGGCGGCTCTGGAGCTGACAGGCTGCGGTCTGGAGCGGATCCCGAGTGCTGTCTTCAGCCTGTCGCACCTGCAGGAGCTGGACCTGAGGGAGAACAGGCTGATGGCAGTGGAGGAGATCCTGAGTCTGCAGCACTGCCGCCGCCTGGCCACGCTCCGACTCGGGCACAATCGTATCTCCTGCATCCCAGAGCACATCAGCCGGCTGCGGGCGCTGGAGACGCTGGATGTCAGCTGGAACTCCCTGTGCCGGCTGCCCCCACGGCTCTGCTACTGCCCTCGGCTACGGCACCTGGACCTGTCACACAACCAGTTAGTGTCTCTGCCCTCTGAGATCGGTGTCCTGCAGGGTCTGCAGTTCCTCTCCGTGGCCTTCAATGCTCTGGAGTCGCTCCCAGAGGAGCTGTTTTCCTGTCGGCGGCTCCGCGTGCTGGCGCTGGGCAATAACAGCATTACGGCACTGTCCCCACGGGTGGGCAACCTGGCTCAGCTAGTGCGGCTGGAGCTAAAGGGGAACCGGCTGGAGGGTCTGCCGGTGGAGATCGCTGACTGTCCTGCGCTCCAGCTGACCGGGGTGATCGTGGAGGACAGTCTGATGGAGCTGCTGCCCGCCGAGCTGAAGGACAGCATGAAGAACAGATGA
- the keap1b gene encoding kelch-like ECH-associated protein 1B, translating into MLAAAGMTECKAEVTPSASNGHRVFSYTLESHTAAAFAIMNELRRERQLCDVTLRVRYCPLDTHVDFVAHKVVLASSSPVFRAMFTNGLKECGMEVVPIEGIHPKVMGRLIEFAYTASISVGEKCVIHVMNGAVMYQIDSVVQACCDFLVEQLDPSNAIGIASFAEQIGCTELHQKAREYIYMNFSQVATQEEFFTLSHCQLVTLISRDELNVRCESEVFHACVAWVQYDREERRPYVQALLQAVRCHSLTPHFLQRQLEHFEWDAQSKDYLSQIFRDLTLHKPTKVIPLRTPKVPQLIYTVGGYFRQSLSFLEAFNPCSGAWLRLADLQVPRSGLAACVISGLLYAVGGRNNGPDGNMDSHTLDCYNPMNNCWRPCAHMSVPRNRIGVGVIDGMIYAVGGSHGCTHHNSVERYDPERDSWQLVSPMLTRRIGVGVAVINRLLYAVGGFDGTHRLSSAECYNPERDEWRSIAAMNTVRSGAGVCALGNYIYVMGGYDGTNQLNTVERYDVEKDSWSFSASMRHRRSALGVTTHHGRIYVLGGYDGNTFLDSVECFDPETDSWTEVTHMKSGRSGVGVAVTMEPCHKELIPCQC; encoded by the exons ATGTTGGCGGCGGCGGGCATGACGGAGTGTAAGGCGGAGGTGACGCCGTCGGCCAGCAATGGGCACCGCGTCTTCAGCTACACGCTGGAGAGCCACACGGCCGCCGCCTTCGCCATCATGAACGAGCTGCGGCGCGAGAGACAGCTGTGTGACGTCACACTCCGCGTGCGCTACTGCCCGCTCGACACACACGTCGACTTCGTGGCGCATAAGGTGGTGCTGGCCTCGTCCTCGCCTGTGTTCCGCGCCATGTTCACCAACGGCCTAAAGGAGTGCGGCATGGAGGTGGTGCCCATCGAGGGGATACACCCCAAG GTCATGGGCCGGCTCATTGAGTTTGCGTACACGGCGAGCATCTCAGTGGGTGAGAAGTGTGTGATCCACGTGATGAACGGCGCCGTGATGTACCAGATCGACAGCGTGGTTCAGGCCTGCTGTGATTTCCTGGTGGAGCAGCTGGACCCCAGTAACGCCATCGGCATCGCCAGCTTCGCCGAGCAGATCGGCTGCACGGAGCTCCACCAGAAGGCCAGAGAGTACATCTACATGAACTTCAGCCAG GTGGCGACGCAGGAGGAGTTCTTCACCCTGTCTCACTGTCAGCTGGTGACCCTGATCAGCCGGGACGAGCTGAACGTGCGCTGCGAGTCGGAGGTGTTCCACGCGTGTGTGGCGTGGGTTCAGTACGACCGTGAGGAGCGGCGTCCGTATGTGCAGGCGCTGCTGCAGGCCGTCCGCTGCCACTCGCTCACGCCGCACTTCCTGCAGCGGCAGCTGGAGCACTTCGAGTGGGACGCGCAGAGCAAAGACTACCTGTCACAGATCTTCCGGGACCTGACGCTGCACAAGCCCACCAAGGTCATCCCCCTGCGCACGCCCAAGGTGCCGCAGCTGATCTACACGGTGGGCGGATACTTCCGGCAGTCGCTCAGCTTCCTGGAGGCCTTCAACCCCTGCAGCGGCGCGTGGCTGCGGCTGGCGGACCTGCAGGTGCCCCGCAGCGGGCTGGCGGCCTGCGTCATCAGCGGCCTGCTGTACGCCGTGGGTGGACGCAACAACGGGCCCGACGGGAACATGGACTCACACACGCTGGACTGCTACAACCCCATGAACAACTGCTGGCGGCCCTGCGCACACATGAGCGTCCCGCGCAACCGCATCGGCGTCGGCGTCATCGACGGCATGATCTACGCCGTGGGCGGATCACACGGCTGCACACACCACAACAGCGTGGAGAG gtatgACCCGGAGCGGGACAGCTGGCAGCTGGTGTCGCCAATGCTGACGCGGCGGATCGGAGTGGGCGTGGCCGTGATCAACCGGCTGCTGTATGCGGTGGGCGGCTTCGATGGGACGCACCGGCTGAGCTCCGCGGAATGCTACAACCCCGAGCGGGACGAGTGGAGGAGCATAGCGGCCATGAACACAGTCCGCAGCGGcgcag gtgtgtgtgcGCTGGGGAACTACATCTATGTGATGGGTGGATATGACGGCACCAACCAGCTGAACACGGTGGAGCGCTACGATGTGGAGAAGGACAGCTGGAGCTTCAGCGCATCCATGCGGCACCGGCGCAGCGCTCTGGGGGTCACCACACACCACGGACGCATCTATGTGCTGg gtgGCTATGATGGGAACACGTTCCTGGACAGTGTGGAGTGTTTTGACCCAGAGACGGACTCATGGACAGAGGTCACACACATGAAGTCGGGCCGCAGCGGAGTCGGAGTCGCCGTCACCATGGAGCCCTGTCACAAAGAGCTGATCCCCTGTCAGTGCTAG
- the s1pr5b gene encoding sphingosine 1-phosphate receptor 5b, protein MDASGSSNSSSSPLCSSYQSNAVLQRHYNYTGKLERGRYRDGLQPEAVALLCVCLLIIAENLTVLLALRRNRRFHMPMFYLLGNLALSDLLAGVAYMLNVVLSGRNTLRLTPALWFLREAGVLVTLAASVLCLLAIAVERACTMRSSRPQQSSRRRRRMRALIGLSWALAVLLGALPVLGWNCLQELRWCSTVLPLFAKSYVLFCVSVLSGVLLAIVLLYTRIFLLVRAHTHAHTHTQRSRKHMALLRTVALVLGAFILCWTPLFALLLLDVSCPARACPILFKADYFLGVAMLNSLLNPVIYTLSSRDVRSAVLKLLCCRCTPDTHRHGLQNTLSSANATSIHKSIYPKLRLSVIT, encoded by the coding sequence ATGGATGCGTCCGGCTCCTCCAACAGCTCCAGTTCTCCTCTCTGCAGCTCCTACCAGAGCAATGCGGTTCTGCAGCGCCACTACAACTACACCGGGAAGCTGGAGCGTGGCCGGTACCGAGATGGCCTGCAGCCCGAGGCTGTGGCGCTGCTGTGCGTCTGCCTACTGATCATCGCTGAGAACCTGACGGTCCTGCTGGCCCTCCGCAGGAACAGGAGGTTCCACATGCCCATGTTCTACCTGCTGGGCAACCTGGCGCTATCGGACCTGCTGGCTGGCGTGGCCTACATGCTGAACGTGGTGCTGTCGGGCCGGAACACTCTCCGCCTGACGCCGGCGCTGTGGTTCCTGCGGGAGGCCGGTGTGTTGGTGACGCTGGCGGCATCGGTGCTGTGTCTGCTGGCCATCGCAGTGGAGCGCGCCTGCACCATGCGGAGCTCCAGGCCGCAGCAGAGCTCCAGGCGCCGCCGCCGCATGCGGGCGCTGATCGGGCTGAGCTGGGCGCTGGCGGTGCTGCTGGGGGCGCTGCCGGTGCTGGGCTGGAACTGCCTGCAGGAGCTGCGCTGGTGCTCCACCGTCCTGCCGCTGTTCGCCAAGAGCTACGTGCTGTTCTGCGTGTCGGTGCTCAGCGGCGTCCTGCTGGCCATCGTGCTGCTGTACACACGCATCTTCCTGTTGGTCAgggcgcacacgcacgcacacacacacacgcagcggTCCCGCAAACACATGGCGCTGCTGCGGACGGTGGCGCTGGTGCTGGGCGCCTTCATCCTGTGCTGGACGCCGCTGTTCGCGCTGCTGCTGCTGGATGTCTCCTGCCCCGCCAGAGCCTGTCCAATCCTCTTCAAGGCCGACTACTTCCTGGGCGTGGCCATGCTGAACTCGCTGCTGAACCCCGTGATCTACACGCTGAGCAGCAGAGACGTGCGCAGCGCCGTGCTGAAGCTGCTGTGCTGCCGCTGCACACCGGACACACACCGCCACGGCCTGCAGAACACACTCTCATCCGCCAACGCCACGTCCATACACAAGTCCATCTACCCCAAACTGCGGCTGTCCGTCATCACCTGa